A stretch of the Archangium violaceum genome encodes the following:
- a CDS encoding serine/threonine-protein kinase PknK has protein sequence MSAAELREAEQGRIGPYRLLGKLSSGGMGVVYRARHEETGELVALKTVRVPEAAMLRGIRREIHALRRLQHPGVVRVLAEGVHEGLPWYAMEFIEGMTLRRYIDELWKRDVRSSPEILTQVVSTPEPPSGTTSGVSFGPIGPPPEEQRREAAMARLGEVLTLVRRLCSSLAFLHGEGIVHRDLKPENVVIRPDGTPVLVDFGLASMAGGGVGRESLDVSGSMEGSYVYMAPEQIKNGLVDARADLYSLGCILHEMVVGQPPFPGSGWEVLRRHLREKPFALSRWVRGAPPELDALVQRMLAKVPRERIGYAADVGVALAGLGAEDLPRAPSRPPRPYLYRPEFVGREQLLAEMEKRLEEAREGRGGCLLIGGESGAGKTRVVMECAVSASRHAFQVVTGGCLPLSGGGSGEQMHGEPLHAFKPFLQAVADQCRYLGLAETEHLLGERGRVLALYEPALADLPGQEAWPEPPRLPPQAARERIMRCMAETLAAFSAKDPLLLVMDDLQWADELSLGVLDFLQAGFLRESQVWVVGTYRTEELDATLRLLLASPGVTHRTLGQLDEPMVTRMVEDMLAMSSPPASFVRFLTTRSAGNPFFVAEYLRTAMDERLLFRDLFGTWQVAEGGDALERLHEALPLPGALHDLVGRRLEGLGPQARGLLEMAAVLGRELDADVLASAAGLEDLQELEALEELRARHVLEDAGGGRLRFVHDKLREIAYDGILPDRRGPLHRAAAMALEAKDVWDGVPPALYPVLAHHWEQAQDDVWTFEYLEKAGTHALKAGANVEASGYLRRALELDVRRGHDTGVRVDAARRARWERLLAEAMHGLSEFDACISHSVRAMEELGRPLPETEGGWRRFLLKQTLRQVLHLVVPWRWVRERERQTRELLGASALAAVRLAECYYWRYDSLRMMATALLAANLAERADRDAQVLRLYGQLGSIAGLVRLDRLARAYFRRARGEGLRVEDPSATSFGLIVESMFHSSFARWAAAADKASEAQRVLLRLGDKGELELSEVLLGHVDYYTGRFEAALARFAEVRESARKRGHFQHEVWSAYTMARSLLVLGRLDEAMPLLRESSELLKGKHDPLSHIIVGGLLGMAHLQREEWEQARDEADKVMALARRFPPMLYTESHGYEGAARVYLALWERERVPGQPPPPVAEEARRACARLSSFATRFPLARAVALRCTGRMHWLAGHTWRARRAWKRSARLAREMGMPYEEALAWFELARAAAPGSAERETSLRRAVEGFTRLGCAGLLREAEALLPLPLGEGGG, from the coding sequence ATGTCAGCCGCGGAGCTTCGCGAAGCGGAGCAGGGAAGGATCGGCCCCTACCGCCTCCTGGGGAAGCTGAGCTCCGGGGGAATGGGAGTGGTGTACCGCGCCCGTCATGAGGAGACGGGGGAGTTGGTCGCCCTCAAGACGGTCCGGGTTCCCGAGGCGGCCATGTTGCGAGGCATCCGCCGGGAAATCCATGCGCTGCGGCGCCTCCAGCATCCGGGCGTGGTGCGCGTGCTCGCCGAGGGCGTGCACGAGGGGCTGCCCTGGTACGCCATGGAGTTCATCGAGGGGATGACCCTCCGGCGCTACATCGACGAGCTTTGGAAGAGGGATGTGCGCTCCTCGCCGGAGATCCTCACCCAGGTCGTCTCCACGCCCGAGCCCCCGAGTGGTACCACCTCGGGGGTGTCGTTCGGCCCGATCGGACCGCCTCCGGAGGAGCAGCGGCGGGAGGCCGCCATGGCGCGGCTGGGCGAGGTGCTCACCCTGGTGCGGCGCCTGTGCTCCTCGCTGGCCTTCCTCCATGGCGAGGGCATCGTCCATAGGGATCTCAAGCCGGAGAACGTCGTCATCCGCCCGGACGGAACGCCGGTGCTGGTGGACTTCGGCCTGGCGTCCATGGCGGGAGGTGGCGTCGGCCGCGAGTCGCTCGATGTCTCCGGCAGCATGGAGGGCTCCTACGTCTACATGGCCCCCGAGCAGATCAAGAACGGGCTGGTGGACGCGAGGGCGGACCTCTACTCGCTGGGCTGCATCCTCCACGAGATGGTGGTGGGGCAGCCGCCCTTTCCCGGCTCGGGGTGGGAGGTGTTGCGGAGGCACCTGCGGGAAAAGCCCTTCGCGCTCTCGCGGTGGGTGCGTGGCGCGCCACCGGAACTGGATGCGCTCGTGCAGCGCATGCTGGCGAAGGTGCCCCGTGAGCGCATCGGCTACGCCGCGGACGTGGGGGTCGCGCTCGCCGGGCTCGGGGCGGAGGACCTGCCCCGGGCGCCCTCGCGGCCACCGAGGCCGTACCTCTACCGGCCGGAGTTCGTGGGGCGCGAGCAGCTCCTCGCGGAGATGGAGAAGCGGTTGGAGGAGGCCCGGGAGGGCAGGGGCGGGTGCCTGCTCATCGGGGGCGAGAGTGGCGCGGGCAAGACGCGCGTGGTGATGGAGTGCGCGGTGTCCGCCAGCCGGCATGCCTTCCAGGTCGTCACCGGTGGGTGTCTTCCGCTCTCCGGAGGTGGCTCGGGCGAGCAGATGCACGGCGAGCCGCTGCATGCCTTCAAGCCGTTCCTGCAGGCCGTCGCGGATCAATGCCGGTACCTCGGGCTGGCGGAGACGGAGCATCTGCTGGGCGAGCGCGGCCGGGTGCTGGCCCTCTACGAGCCCGCGCTGGCGGACCTGCCCGGACAGGAGGCGTGGCCCGAGCCTCCCCGGCTCCCGCCCCAGGCCGCGCGCGAGCGCATCATGCGCTGCATGGCGGAGACGCTCGCCGCCTTCAGCGCGAAGGATCCACTGCTGCTGGTCATGGATGACCTGCAGTGGGCCGATGAGTTGTCCCTGGGCGTGCTGGACTTCCTGCAGGCCGGGTTCCTGCGCGAGTCGCAGGTGTGGGTGGTGGGCACCTACCGCACCGAGGAGCTGGACGCGACGCTGCGGCTGTTGCTCGCCTCCCCGGGAGTGACGCACCGGACCCTGGGGCAGCTCGACGAGCCGATGGTGACGCGGATGGTGGAGGACATGCTGGCGATGTCGTCACCGCCGGCCTCCTTCGTGCGCTTCCTCACCACGCGCTCGGCGGGCAATCCCTTCTTCGTGGCGGAGTACCTGCGCACGGCCATGGACGAGCGGCTGCTCTTCCGCGATCTCTTCGGCACGTGGCAGGTGGCCGAGGGCGGTGACGCGCTGGAGCGGCTGCACGAGGCATTGCCGCTCCCCGGGGCGCTGCACGACCTGGTCGGCCGCCGGTTGGAGGGATTGGGGCCGCAGGCGAGGGGCCTGCTGGAGATGGCGGCGGTGCTGGGCCGCGAGCTGGACGCGGACGTGCTGGCGTCGGCCGCCGGGTTGGAAGACCTCCAGGAGCTGGAGGCCCTGGAGGAGCTGCGCGCGCGGCACGTGCTGGAGGACGCGGGCGGAGGGCGGCTGCGCTTCGTTCACGACAAGCTGCGGGAGATCGCCTACGACGGCATCCTCCCGGATCGGCGCGGTCCCCTGCACCGCGCGGCGGCCATGGCCCTGGAGGCGAAGGACGTCTGGGACGGGGTGCCGCCGGCCCTCTACCCCGTGCTGGCGCACCATTGGGAGCAGGCCCAGGACGACGTGTGGACCTTCGAGTACCTGGAGAAGGCGGGGACCCACGCACTGAAGGCGGGCGCGAACGTGGAGGCCTCCGGCTACCTGCGCCGGGCGTTGGAGCTGGATGTGCGGCGCGGGCACGACACGGGCGTGCGCGTGGACGCGGCCCGGCGCGCGCGCTGGGAGCGGCTCCTGGCCGAGGCCATGCACGGGCTGTCCGAGTTCGACGCCTGCATCTCGCACTCTGTGAGGGCGATGGAGGAGCTGGGCCGTCCGTTGCCGGAGACGGAGGGCGGCTGGAGGCGCTTCCTCCTGAAGCAGACGCTGCGGCAGGTGCTGCACCTGGTGGTGCCCTGGCGCTGGGTGAGGGAGAGGGAGCGTCAGACGCGGGAGTTGCTGGGCGCCTCGGCGCTCGCGGCGGTGCGGCTGGCCGAGTGCTACTACTGGCGCTACGACTCCCTGCGGATGATGGCCACCGCGCTGCTGGCGGCGAACCTGGCCGAGCGCGCGGACCGTGACGCGCAGGTGCTGCGGTTGTATGGGCAGCTCGGCTCCATCGCCGGCCTGGTCCGCCTGGATCGCCTGGCGCGTGCCTACTTCCGCCGCGCCAGGGGCGAGGGCCTGCGGGTCGAGGATCCGAGCGCCACGTCCTTCGGGCTCATCGTCGAGTCGATGTTCCACTCGAGCTTCGCGCGCTGGGCCGCGGCCGCGGACAAGGCGAGCGAGGCGCAGCGGGTGCTGTTGCGGCTCGGGGACAAGGGGGAGCTCGAGCTGAGCGAGGTGCTGCTGGGCCACGTGGACTACTACACGGGCCGCTTCGAGGCGGCGCTGGCGCGCTTCGCCGAGGTGCGCGAGTCGGCGCGCAAGCGGGGCCACTTCCAGCACGAGGTGTGGAGCGCGTACACCATGGCACGCAGCCTCCTGGTGCTCGGCCGGCTGGACGAGGCGATGCCATTGCTGCGCGAGTCGAGCGAGCTGCTGAAGGGCAAGCATGATCCGCTCTCGCACATCATCGTGGGCGGGCTGCTGGGGATGGCGCACCTGCAACGAGAGGAGTGGGAGCAGGCGCGGGACGAGGCCGACAAGGTGATGGCGTTGGCGCGGCGCTTCCCGCCCATGCTGTACACCGAGAGCCACGGCTACGAGGGGGCGGCGCGGGTGTACCTGGCGTTGTGGGAGCGGGAGCGGGTGCCCGGCCAGCCACCTCCACCCGTGGCCGAGGAGGCCCGGCGGGCGTGCGCGAGGCTGTCGTCGTTCGCGACGCGCTTTCCCCTGGCGCGAGCGGTGGCGCTGCGTTGCACCGGGCGGATGCATTGGCTCGCGGGCCACACGTGGCGGGCGCGGAGGGCATGGAAGCGCAGCGCGCGGCTGGCGCGGGAGATGGGCATGCCCTACGAAGAGGCGCTGGCCTGGTTCGAGCTGGCGCGCGCGGCCGCACCGGGGAGTGCGGAGCGAGAGACGTCGCTGCGGCGGGCGGTGGAGGGCTTCACCCGCCTGGGCTGCGCCGGACTGCTGCGAGAAGCCGAGGCGTTGCTCCCTCTCCCCCTGGGAGAGGGCGGGGGGTGA
- the truB gene encoding tRNA pseudouridine(55) synthase TruB produces MKPGIYLEHKPVGATSFSLVRSLMGEVEAAGFTRKQLPVCHGGTLDPFAEGLLLLLAGPATHLMELLHAVPKTYEAEVVWGVETDNGDPLGQVTREGDASALTPEALDAALAPLLGWTEQVPPATSAKKVGGEPAYKKAHRGEAVELPPSRVYLHEARWLSHELPHRSRLRITCRGGYYVRALARDLGRALGCGAHLARLHRTAIGPWKDPGPGGRVWLHGSELLPWCPSRAIAGDEVNDLKHGRTVPLGELRPPEWRLPEDFPDPEAPVRALQRGRLVALLREQDGRLSTVMHLWSGL; encoded by the coding sequence ATGAAGCCCGGCATCTACCTGGAGCACAAACCAGTAGGGGCGACGAGCTTTTCCCTCGTGCGGTCCCTGATGGGCGAGGTGGAAGCCGCGGGCTTCACACGCAAGCAGCTTCCCGTGTGCCACGGCGGCACGCTCGATCCCTTCGCCGAGGGCCTGTTGCTGCTGCTGGCCGGTCCCGCCACGCACCTCATGGAGCTGCTGCACGCGGTGCCCAAGACGTACGAGGCCGAGGTCGTCTGGGGCGTGGAGACGGACAACGGAGACCCGCTCGGCCAGGTCACCCGCGAGGGCGATGCCTCGGCCCTGACACCCGAGGCGCTGGACGCGGCGCTCGCTCCCCTTCTCGGATGGACGGAGCAGGTGCCCCCCGCCACCAGCGCGAAGAAGGTGGGCGGAGAACCCGCCTACAAGAAGGCCCATCGCGGCGAGGCCGTGGAGTTGCCGCCGTCGCGCGTCTACCTGCACGAGGCCCGCTGGCTCTCCCATGAGCTGCCCCATCGCAGCCGTCTGCGCATCACCTGCCGGGGCGGCTATTACGTGCGCGCGCTCGCGCGGGACCTGGGGCGGGCACTCGGATGCGGGGCCCACCTGGCCCGGTTGCACCGCACCGCCATCGGCCCGTGGAAGGATCCCGGCCCGGGAGGGCGTGTCTGGCTGCACGGCTCCGAGTTGCTGCCCTGGTGCCCTTCACGCGCCATCGCGGGCGACGAGGTGAACGACCTCAAGCACGGACGCACCGTCCCCCTCGGAGAGCTACGGCCCCCGGAGTGGCGCCTGCCCGAGGACTTCCCGGACCCCGAGGCGCCCGTGCGAGCCCTTCAGCGCGGCCGGCTGGTGGCCCTGCTGCGTGAACAGGACGGACGCCTGAGCACCGTCATGCACCTCTGGTCCGGACTGTAG